A window of the Hordeum vulgare subsp. vulgare chromosome 5H, MorexV3_pseudomolecules_assembly, whole genome shotgun sequence genome harbors these coding sequences:
- the LOC123399389 gene encoding cinnamoyl-CoA reductase 1-like — MATGVTVCVTGAAGYCASWLVKLLLSRGYAVHGTVRDLRDEKTAHLRRLDNADSNLKLFKADLLDYDAMATAISGCHRVFHVATPVPSEEITDPELQMLGPAVTGTTNVLKAASAANSKRVVVVSSMVAVEINPKDWPQGKIRDENCWSNIEFCRSNESWYPVAKIASEAAALEYGRKTGLDVLTLNPALVFGPLLQPTVNASSQFLIYFLKGGPDQVSDKLWHIVDVRDVADALLLLYETPGAAGRHICAPHFITARELLRLLKGMYPGYPYIAEESIYDMDHPAPMTSEKLEKLGWSYRPLKDTIADTVEFCREAGFLEDVDGDDAPCRFPPLFNKI, encoded by the exons ATGGCCACAGGCGTGACGGTGTGCGTGACCGGCGCCGCCGGGTACTGCGCCTCGTGGCTCGTCAAGCTCCTCCTCTCCCGCGGCTACGCCGTTCACGGCACCGTTCGGGACCTGC GTGATGAGAAGACTGCCCATCTAAGGCGCTTAGATAATGCTGATAGCAACCTAAAGCTTTTCAAGGCTGATCTCCTTGACTACGATGCAATGGCGACTGCCATTTCGGGATGCCATCGAGTTTTCCATGTCGCTACCCCCGTTCCTTCAGAAGAGATAACTGATCCAGag TTACAAATGTTGGGCCCTGCTGTTACTGGCACCACGAATGTGCTCAAGGCGGCGTCTGCCGCAAATTCCAAGAGAGTGGTCGTCGTCTCATCCATGGTCGCCGTCGAGATCAACCCGAAAGACTGGCCCCAAGGTAAAATCAGAGATGAGAACTGCTGGTCAAACATAGAATTTTGCAGGAGCAATGAG AGCTGGTACCCTGTTGCCAAGATCGCATCTGAAGCGGCGGCTCTGGAGTACGGGCGCAAAACCGGGCTCGACGTGCTCACGCTTAACCCTGCGCTGGTGTTTGGTCCCCTGCTCCAGCCGACTGTCAACGCGAGCAGCCAGTTCCTCATCTACTTCCTGAAAG GAGGCCCTGATCAGGTGAGCGACAAGCTCTGGCACATCGTGGACGTCCGCGACGTCGCCGACGCCCTGCTCCTGCTCTACGAGACGCCGGGAGCCGCCGGCCGGCACATCTGCGCGCCACACTTCATCACCGCCCGGGAACTGTTGCGCTTGCTCAAGGGCATGTACCCTGGGTACCCCTACATAGCCGA GGAGAGCATATATGACATGGATCACCCAGCTCCGATGACCTCCGAAAAGCTGGAGAAGCTAGGGTGGAGCTACCGGCCGCTGAAGGACACGATAGCTGACACCGTCGAGTTCTGCCGGGAGGCCGGGTTTCTTGAGGACGTGGATGGTGATGATGCGCCGTGCCGCTTTCCCCCTCTTTTCAACAAAATCTAG